Proteins from a single region of Palaemon carinicauda isolate YSFRI2023 chromosome 1, ASM3689809v2, whole genome shotgun sequence:
- the LOC137647818 gene encoding uncharacterized protein has translation MMMIAVFAFGILFQTEAFQTSSNNTDSSGSPSPVSTHRVEKEETTSYTSNPQLEDDPMLNIAPTLHPDVRNPSYDVSIALTTETNATIFTNTNNSSLYETDTLLLRQSNATMFPETDSTKTSTTEFPEMNTTVSHDIIATGFPEDNFTVFPETSTVEFSDMNTTVSPDNIPKEVPNVTNALTPEGSTENPLSKCPDIGGTQVAGSVVMCYCKGNEIYVNGKCQVYDGAIVIPVQQDWIYTKEENVSSYNVTVKDVNCDTSKYSYMNFTKNQFHIRPRGDVVLLKEAGKLEGQRINNYCIFHHLAEYGQLTWTMKACVPIPFVPRCCPPGQAMKEGKCQAANTPDVLKPPISAIPFSDSIDWDKITEYESPMKCNSEHEPLITIPLGHKESHLVSLADGVANACVPGDTDKRRVYHKCPEYCVDGIKNSKGSVDYFTSFCYSDPKETHKKLCANGTCLRKCCKYEYSMDKNRYSCVPDLNSTFNPPTDWELTNYNIVIGYPLCAPVSKVEERFSVDTKGNLIIKDREFTSTDFCVDTFLDNEQRLQSALACLTKTSLWSEVRTYLFPICNVISLIFLIIIIVCHLLVPKILENGGQYQLCHVIALSIAYSTNFSVNVFHDTLSDCVCLDLAIALQFGFLATFFWLNMMCFEIWRKIRRLKSYRPCKFYLNKYYMMYGWGIPFLICMTTYLMQNYAPDNFWGVIKPYIGISRCWFREDIALLFYFYGPIAVLFLFNSGFLVLTYINYKIMLRNYEETTNDLKELGAGAIKQQRIKHSCMPSKQINDHVHDFNQKLKIFILMATCWVTEILSWKIPPLEIWALTDTLNSLQGFFLFIILLSNRNKRKHLKKKFPRLFLWLENSKTFPAKMKKWLQNSVNRTISPMSSLTSSISSQFWNSSVFRTITTSVRSSNPPSSSSSSFYVQSSVSFDNTDDGVIGLSNSSLPGSDSVQAPADPSLPSSKSPEVTPDSSF, from the exons atgatgatgatagcaGTATTCGCCTTTGGAATTCTGTTCCAGACAGAGGCGTTCCAGACATCATCGAATAACACCGATTCCTCTGGCAGTCCTTCCCCGGTCAGCACCCACAGAGTCGAGAAGGAAGAAACAACATCCTACACATCTAACCCTCAACTAGAAGATGACCCAATGTTGAATATAGCACCCACTCTACATCCAGATGTTCGCAACCCATCTTATGATGTCAGTATTGCATTAACTACAGAAACAAATGCCACCATCTTCACAAACACCAACAATTCCTCGCTTTACGAAACAGATACTTTATTGCTCCGTCAAAGCAATGCCACTATGTTCCCAGAAACTGATTCCACTAAAACAAGTACTACGGAGTTCCCGGAAATGAATACCACAGTGTCCCATGATATTATTGCCACTGGATTCCCAGAAGATAATTTCACAGTTTTCCCTGAAACAAGTACTGTGGAATTCTCAGATATGAATACGACAGTGTCCCCTGATAATATTCCCAAAGAAGTCCCAAATGTTACCAATGCACTGACCCCTGAAGGAAGTACAGAAAATCCCTTGTCCAAGTGTCCGGATATTGGAGGAACACAAGTGGCCGGATCCGTTGTGATGTGTTACTGCAAAGGAAATGAAATTTATGTGAATGGGAAGTGCCAAGTTTACGATGGTGCCATTGTCATTCCAGTCCAGCAGGATTGGATATACACAAAAGAG GAAAATGTTTCGAGCTACAATGTGACGGTAAAAGATGTAAACTGTGATACTTCCAAATACAGTTATATGAATTTCACAAAGAATCAATTTCATATAAGACCTCGAGGTGATGTAGTTCTTCTCAAAGAAGCAGGAAAACTAGAGGGACAACGCATTAATAATTATTGCATTTTTCACCACTTGGCTGAATATGGTCAACTGACTTGGACAATGAAGGCTTGTGTGCCCATCCCTTTTGTTCCAAGGTGTTGTCCTCCTGGACAGGCAATGAAGGAGGGAAAATGCCAAGCTGCAAATACTCCAGATGTGCTTAAACCTCCCATTTCTGCAATACCCTTTTCTGATAGTATAGATTGGGACAAAATTACAGAGTACGAAAGCCCAATGAAATGCAACTCTGAACATGAACCACTGATAACCATTCCTTTAGGCCACAAGGAATCACATCTTGTTTCATTAGCGGATGGTGTAGCAAATGCCTGTGTACCAGGAGACACCGACAAGAGACGTGTATATCACAAATGTCCTGAGTACTGTGTTgatggaataaaaaattctaaaGGTTCCGTTGACTACTTTACAAGCTTTTGTTACAGTGATCCCAAAGAGACACACAAAAAACTTTGTGCAAATGGGACATgtcttagaaaatgttgtaaatacGAATATTCAATGGACAAAAATCGCTACAGCTGTGTTCCAGATCTCAATTCTACTTTTAATCCCCCTACTGACTGGGAATTAACTAATTACAATATTGTAATCGGATATCCACTATGTGCACCAGTATCCAAAGTGGAGGAAAGGTTTAGTGTAGATACGAAGGGCAATCTGATTATCAAAGACAGAGAATTCACTTCTACTGACTTCTGTGTGGATACATTCCTAGACAATGAACAGCGACTCCAAAGCGCCTTGGCATGTCTGACTAAAACTTCCCTTTGGTCAGAGGTGCGAACTTATCTCTTCCCCATTTGTAACGTCATCTCTCTCATCTTCCTGATTATTATCATCGTTTGTCATCTGTTGGTTCCTAAAATACTTGAAAATGGAGGCCAATACCAGCTGTGCCACGTGATAGCCCTCTCCATTGCCTACTCCACTAATTTCTCTGTTAACGTGTTTCATGACACATTATCTGATTGCGTTTGCCTCGACTTAG CCATTGCTTTGCAGTTCGGATTCCTTGCAACATTCTTCTGGCTGAATATGATGTGCTTTGAGATCTGGAGGAAGATCAG GAGATTGAAAAGTTATCGTCCGTGCAAGTTTTATCTAAATAAATACTACATGATGTATGGCTGGGGAATACCTTTTTTGATATG tatGACTACTTATCTAATGCAGAACTATGCCCCCGACAATTTTTGGGGTGTGATTAAGCCCTACATTGGTATTTCGCGATGTTGGTTCAGAG AGGACATCGCTCTCCTGTTCTATTTCTACGGTCCCATCGCTGTGTTGTTCCTCTTCAACTCTGGGTTTCTTGTCCTCACCTACATCAACTACAAAATAATGCTCCGGAACTACGAGGAAACCACCAATGACCTGAAGGAATTAGGAGCTGGGGCCATCAAACAACAACGCATCAAGCATTCTTGTATGCCTTCGAAACAAATCAATGACCACGTCCACGA TTTCAACCAAAAGCTGAAAATTTTTATCCTTATGGCCACCTGCTGGGTTACAGaaatattgtcttggaaaataCCTCCTTTGGAAATATG GGCCTTAACTGATACCCTCAATTCGTTGCAAGGTTTCTTCCTCTTCATAATTCTTCTGTCAAACAGGAACAAACGGAAGCATTTGAAAAAGAAGTTTCCCAGGCTATTCCTATGGCTTGAAAATTCCAAAACATTTCCAGCAAAAATGAAGAAGTGGCTGCAAAATAGCGTAAATCGTACAATATCACCAATGAGTTCTCTTACTTCAAGTATCAGCAGTCAGTTCTGGAACTCATCGGTATTCAGAACAATCACCACTTCAGTCCGGTCATCCAaccctccctcttcttcttcttcttctttctatgtcCAAAGTTCTGTGTCCTTCGATAATACTGATGATGGAGTTATTGGCCTTTCTAATTCATCTCTTCCGGGATCAGACAGTGTTCAGGCCCCTGCCGATCCATCACTTCCAAGTTCCAAAAGTCCGGAGGTCACTCCAGATTCGTCTTTCTAA